In Paralcaligenes sp. KSB-10, the following are encoded in one genomic region:
- a CDS encoding branched-chain amino acid ABC transporter permease: protein MSPILTLKAVFLIIPFMFLAFAVLPLRWLWRIPAGAALGVAVAFALAAFFPGGMDYIVSFSIMASIYAVLSLGLNSQWGYAGHLDFGIAGFFAVGAFTTALFVTAVPSGLMAQYAHQAFGLHAPFLIGLIAAGVVSGLVGYLIALPVLRLRTDFLAIATLGIAEIIRLIFQNERWLANGPQPLSGIPQPLSCLFEHPGCAWLPQSLASLLEPLTPRDYSYLYLDITILVLAAIYLVLEIAVRSPWGRALRAVRDEEQSAAMNGKNVTSLRIQSFVLGAVIMGMGGALYAPYMVTIDYSHFEPLFATFLVWVMLMLGGSGNNKGAILGAFVIWGVWSGTGFLTDSLQVALSSIAPQIASRTAFLRWMLVGLLLAGIVLYRPEGIFKERKIVSRFLK from the coding sequence ATGAGTCCGATTCTTACCCTGAAGGCTGTTTTCCTGATCATTCCGTTCATGTTTCTGGCCTTCGCGGTCTTGCCGCTGCGCTGGCTCTGGCGGATTCCCGCGGGCGCGGCCCTGGGTGTGGCCGTCGCTTTCGCCCTGGCGGCTTTTTTCCCGGGCGGCATGGATTACATTGTGTCGTTTTCCATCATGGCGTCCATTTACGCTGTTCTCAGCCTGGGCTTGAATTCGCAGTGGGGCTATGCCGGCCACCTGGATTTCGGCATTGCCGGTTTCTTCGCCGTCGGCGCATTCACTACCGCTCTGTTTGTCACGGCCGTTCCCAGCGGCTTGATGGCTCAATATGCGCATCAGGCATTCGGGCTGCATGCCCCATTCCTCATAGGCCTGATTGCGGCCGGCGTGGTTTCGGGGCTGGTGGGCTACCTGATTGCCCTGCCCGTGCTGCGCCTGCGCACCGACTTCCTGGCCATTGCCACCCTGGGCATTGCGGAAATCATACGCCTCATATTCCAGAATGAACGCTGGCTGGCCAATGGTCCCCAGCCTTTGAGCGGCATTCCCCAACCCTTGTCATGCCTGTTCGAGCATCCTGGCTGCGCCTGGTTGCCTCAATCACTGGCCTCGCTGCTCGAGCCCCTGACGCCGCGCGACTATAGCTATCTGTACCTGGACATCACCATCCTGGTCCTGGCGGCCATCTATCTGGTGCTGGAAATCGCCGTGCGCTCCCCCTGGGGACGGGCGCTGCGAGCCGTGCGTGACGAAGAACAATCGGCTGCCATGAATGGCAAGAATGTGACATCGCTGCGGATCCAGTCCTTCGTGCTGGGCGCGGTGATAATGGGTATGGGCGGGGCGCTGTATGCCCCTTATATGGTCACTATCGATTACAGCCACTTTGAGCCGCTGTTCGCTACTTTTCTCGTGTGGGTGATGCTGATGCTCGGAGGTAGCGGCAACAACAAGGGCGCCATACTCGGAGCTTTTGTCATTTGGGGGGTCTGGAGTGGCACGGGTTTCCTGACCGATTCGCTGCAAGTTGCCTTGAGCTCGATTGCACCGCAGATTGCCTCCCGCACTGCTTTCCTGCGCTGGATGCTTGTCGGCTTGTTGCTGGCGGGAATCGTGCTTTATCGCCCCGAGGGCATCTTCAAGGAACGCAAGATCGTTTCCCGCTTCCTGAAATAA
- a CDS encoding SWIB/MDM2 domain-containing protein, which produces MATTAKPAARKPNAAFMKPLTPSATLAAIIGPEAVPRTEVTKKIWDYIKKHDLQDPKNRRNINADVKLRPLFGKDQVSMFELTKLVSGHLK; this is translated from the coding sequence ATGGCAACAACCGCGAAACCCGCAGCCCGCAAACCGAACGCCGCGTTCATGAAGCCACTAACACCTAGCGCTACCCTGGCAGCCATTATCGGGCCCGAAGCTGTACCGCGCACTGAAGTCACCAAGAAAATCTGGGACTACATCAAAAAGCACGATCTGCAAGACCCCAAAAACCGCCGCAACATCAATGCCGATGTAAAGCTGCGCCCCTTGTTCGGCAAAGATCAAGTGTCAATGTTCGAACTCACCAAGCTGGTCAGCGGCCATCTCAAATAA
- the tnpB gene encoding IS66 family insertion sequence element accessory protein TnpB (TnpB, as the term is used for proteins encoded by IS66 family insertion elements, is considered an accessory protein, since TnpC, encoded by a neighboring gene, is a DDE family transposase.): MGELASAGELARTGRWRVRRLAAGTVSVIRIERIWLAVEPVDMRSGMDRLLARVVEVFGASQPHHAYVFANRRGTRLKVLVCDGFGLWLAVRRLHQGSVHWPRPGDTQIELTSEQARALVIGLPWQRLGEHESIAIL; this comes from the coding sequence ATGGGGGAGCTTGCAAGCGCGGGTGAGCTGGCCCGCACAGGCCGCTGGCGAGTGCGCCGCCTGGCTGCGGGAACTGTTTCGGTGATCCGCATCGAGAGAATCTGGTTAGCCGTCGAACCCGTGGACATGCGTAGTGGCATGGATCGGCTGTTGGCTCGTGTCGTGGAAGTCTTCGGTGCCTCACAGCCGCATCACGCCTATGTGTTTGCCAACCGCCGGGGCACACGACTGAAGGTGCTGGTGTGCGATGGCTTCGGCCTCTGGCTGGCCGTGCGCCGCTTGCACCAGGGCAGTGTGCACTGGCCCAGACCCGGCGACACCCAGATCGAACTGACGTCTGAACAGGCGCGCGCCCTGGTCATCGGCCTGCCGTGGCAACGCTTGGGCGAGCACGAGTCGATCGCCATCTTATGA
- the rng gene encoding ribonuclease G, giving the protein MSEDILINVTPFETRVALVEQGAVQELHIERSIQRGHVGNLYLGKVVRVLPGMQSAFVDIGLDRAAFIHVADLRQNRHERTNGGTLTPIEKLLFEGQSLMVQVIKDPLGTKGARLSTQISIAGRMLVYLPYDPHIGISQKIESDEERIVLRERVQALVPKDEAGGFIVRTQASEATDEELRVDQSYLRTLWSSVQALAKTQPTPSVLHTDLTLAQRVLRDMVGPDTGTIHVDSRTTSQELMEWAKIYTPSVLDRIKHYSGDRPLFDTANVDEEIARALSRRVDLKSGGYLIIDQTEALTTVDVNTGGFVGGRNFDDTIFKTNLEAAQALARQLRLRNLGGIIILDFIDMEDLEHRNSVLAELNKALSKDRTRMTVSGFSQLGLVEMTRKRTRDSLAHQLCESCPTCQSRGNVRTARTLCYEILREILRESRQFNPKEFRILASQAIVDLFLEEESPHLAMLGDFIGKPISLEVERVYSQEQYDIILM; this is encoded by the coding sequence ATGTCTGAAGATATTCTCATCAACGTCACCCCTTTCGAGACTCGCGTAGCACTGGTCGAACAAGGCGCCGTGCAGGAATTGCACATAGAGCGCAGCATCCAGCGTGGACACGTAGGAAACCTGTACCTGGGCAAAGTCGTGCGTGTACTGCCGGGCATGCAAAGCGCCTTTGTCGACATAGGCCTGGACCGCGCAGCCTTCATACACGTGGCCGACTTACGCCAGAACCGCCATGAACGCACCAATGGGGGCACCCTGACGCCCATCGAAAAACTGCTGTTCGAAGGCCAGTCCCTGATGGTGCAAGTCATCAAGGACCCCCTGGGCACCAAGGGAGCCCGCCTGTCCACCCAGATCAGCATTGCCGGACGGATGCTGGTGTACCTGCCCTACGACCCTCACATCGGCATCTCGCAAAAAATCGAATCCGACGAAGAGCGCATCGTCTTGCGCGAACGAGTCCAGGCCCTTGTGCCCAAAGACGAGGCCGGCGGATTTATCGTGCGCACGCAAGCCAGCGAAGCCACCGACGAAGAACTGCGCGTCGACCAATCGTATCTGCGCACCCTCTGGAGCAGCGTTCAGGCACTCGCAAAGACCCAGCCTACCCCATCCGTGCTGCATACCGACCTGACCCTGGCCCAGCGCGTCCTGCGCGATATGGTGGGCCCCGACACAGGCACCATTCATGTCGACTCGCGCACCACATCGCAGGAACTCATGGAATGGGCCAAAATTTACACCCCATCGGTGCTGGACCGAATCAAGCACTATAGCGGCGACCGGCCGCTGTTCGATACCGCCAACGTCGACGAAGAAATCGCCCGCGCCCTGTCGCGCCGCGTCGATCTGAAATCCGGCGGCTATCTCATCATCGACCAGACCGAAGCGCTGACCACTGTCGACGTAAACACCGGCGGTTTTGTCGGCGGCCGCAACTTCGACGACACCATATTCAAAACCAACCTGGAAGCGGCTCAGGCGCTTGCTCGCCAACTGCGGCTGCGCAACCTGGGCGGCATTATTATTCTGGACTTCATCGACATGGAGGACCTGGAACACCGCAATTCAGTCCTGGCCGAACTCAACAAAGCGCTCAGCAAAGACCGCACACGCATGACCGTCAGCGGATTCAGCCAGCTCGGGCTGGTGGAAATGACCCGCAAACGGACTCGCGACTCGCTCGCGCATCAGCTTTGCGAATCGTGCCCCACATGCCAGTCGCGCGGCAATGTCAGGACGGCGCGTACGCTCTGCTACGAAATACTGCGCGAAATACTGCGCGAATCCCGGCAGTTCAATCCCAAGGAGTTCCGGATTCTGGCCTCGCAGGCAATTGTCGATCTGTTTCTGGAAGAAGAAAGCCCGCATCTTGCCATGCTGGGCGACTTCATAGGCAAACCGATCTCGCTCGAGGTGGAACGGGTGTATTCCCAGGAGCAATACGACATCATTTTGATGTAG
- a CDS encoding ABC transporter ATP-binding protein translates to MPLLNVDKVSCGYGDSEVLRQVSMRVDENEIVCIVGPNGAGKSTLMKTVFGLLHPREGSVAFAGHEISQLAAHQIVKLGMCYVPQVANVFTNLSVDENLEMGAFTLASGDIDAAKQRIYEMFPRLKERRRQMVGKMSGGERQMVAMGSALMLSPRLLLLDEPTAALSPRLVDEIFDRVVRINQTGIAILMVEQNARQSLQMAHRGYVLASGENRHEGTGPDLLADPNVGRLYLGG, encoded by the coding sequence ATGCCGCTGTTGAACGTTGACAAGGTAAGCTGCGGCTATGGCGATTCGGAAGTGCTGCGACAGGTTTCCATGAGGGTCGATGAAAACGAAATCGTGTGCATCGTCGGGCCCAATGGCGCGGGCAAGTCTACGCTCATGAAGACAGTCTTCGGCCTGCTGCATCCGCGCGAGGGTTCCGTTGCGTTTGCCGGCCACGAGATCTCCCAACTCGCCGCGCACCAGATCGTCAAGCTCGGCATGTGCTATGTACCCCAGGTGGCCAATGTATTCACCAACCTGTCGGTCGACGAAAATCTGGAAATGGGCGCCTTCACTCTGGCCAGTGGCGATATCGATGCGGCCAAACAGCGAATCTACGAGATGTTTCCGCGGCTCAAAGAGCGGCGGCGGCAAATGGTGGGCAAAATGTCGGGCGGTGAGCGCCAGATGGTCGCCATGGGTAGCGCCCTGATGCTGAGCCCCAGGCTTTTGCTTCTCGATGAGCCGACCGCGGCTTTATCCCCCAGGCTGGTCGACGAGATTTTCGATCGGGTCGTACGCATCAACCAGACCGGCATTGCCATTCTGATGGTAGAGCAAAACGCCCGGCAATCGTTGCAGATGGCGCATCGTGGATACGTGCTTGCCAGCGGCGAGAACCGTCACGAAGGCACTGGCCCGGACCTGTTGGCCGATCCGAATGTCGGGCGCCTTTATCTAGGAGGATGA
- a CDS encoding ABC transporter substrate-binding protein, whose protein sequence is MTDQNSSLISRRKFFVSAGVAGGAVIFASAFPRRAFAAAPPAINLGQIAPMTGAAAEFGPYYRDAVQLAINHINTAAQQVFGGPIIAKHITVDTTTVPTVGVQAARQMVDTAHVPAIVGGWSSGVTVAVATSVTIPSGVLQIANGATSPLITVLPADAKADLLFRTTASDALQGVVAAQLVNGEIIPTYKYKSVSTIYINNPYGQGLSNAFTASFEKRGGKVLAQVPHPEQVQATYRSQLEAALKGKPELLLCISYPSHTAVFLKESRDIFNFTTWQFTDGNASLDVVKAVGAQSMDGKLGTAPGEDTTTASYKDFSKTFLKDFKYDHIPPFTASTYDAGLVIGLALAKVIAGGATDPSKITGTALRDQLRVVANPPGESIEGGDQGRVTEMLKMIKAGKKINYTGVAGPCDFDKNGDVITPINIWKFDKGEVQTMKTLPAASIPSV, encoded by the coding sequence CAGAACTCGAGCCTCATAAGTCGCCGTAAATTCTTTGTATCCGCCGGAGTCGCCGGAGGGGCAGTAATATTCGCCAGCGCATTCCCGCGCAGGGCCTTCGCAGCAGCGCCGCCGGCCATCAACCTTGGGCAAATTGCGCCCATGACCGGCGCGGCGGCGGAATTCGGCCCCTATTACCGCGATGCCGTGCAGCTTGCCATCAATCATATCAACACGGCGGCCCAGCAGGTATTCGGCGGCCCCATCATCGCCAAACACATCACGGTCGATACCACGACCGTGCCCACGGTCGGCGTTCAGGCCGCGCGCCAGATGGTCGACACGGCGCATGTGCCGGCGATCGTCGGCGGCTGGTCCAGCGGGGTCACCGTGGCGGTTGCCACCTCGGTCACCATTCCCTCGGGCGTGCTGCAGATCGCCAATGGCGCCACATCCCCGCTGATCACTGTGCTGCCGGCCGATGCCAAGGCCGACCTGCTGTTCCGCACCACCGCTTCGGATGCTTTGCAAGGCGTGGTGGCCGCGCAGTTGGTGAATGGCGAAATCATCCCCACGTACAAGTACAAATCGGTATCTACCATCTATATCAATAACCCCTACGGCCAGGGCTTGTCCAATGCCTTTACGGCCTCGTTCGAGAAGCGCGGCGGCAAGGTGCTTGCCCAGGTTCCGCACCCCGAACAAGTGCAAGCCACCTACCGATCGCAGCTCGAGGCCGCGCTCAAGGGCAAGCCCGAATTGCTGTTGTGCATCAGCTACCCGTCGCACACGGCGGTGTTCCTCAAGGAATCGCGCGATATCTTCAATTTCACCACTTGGCAGTTCACCGACGGCAATGCATCGCTGGATGTAGTCAAGGCGGTGGGCGCCCAAAGCATGGACGGCAAATTGGGCACGGCACCCGGCGAAGACACCACCACCGCTTCCTATAAGGATTTCTCCAAGACCTTCCTGAAAGATTTCAAATACGACCACATTCCGCCATTCACCGCCTCCACCTATGACGCCGGCCTGGTCATCGGCCTGGCGCTGGCCAAGGTCATCGCCGGAGGCGCAACCGACCCAAGCAAAATCACCGGAACGGCGCTGCGCGATCAATTGCGGGTCGTCGCCAACCCGCCGGGCGAATCCATAGAAGGGGGCGACCAGGGCCGCGTCACCGAAATGCTCAAGATGATCAAGGCGGGCAAGAAAATCAATTACACCGGCGTGGCCGGCCCCTGCGATTTCGACAAGAACGGGGACGTCATCACGCCGATCAATATCTGGAAGTTCGACAAGGGCGAGGTCCAGACCATGAAGACTTTGCCCGCGGCTTCGATTCCCAGCGTCTAG
- a CDS encoding branched-chain amino acid ABC transporter permease, whose amino-acid sequence MSLFRQKPFAAPVVPDTGGGAVPAPGTESPAADGAPRGSWAASALQSRTAMGLGLLVILAVMWLLGLALGGNLVELLSLTIWGVMLGAIIALGGAGLTLCYGVLKFPNFAHGELLTIGAYVTYTVVSVLPKSAPIWHFSFGWELVAGLLVAIPVTGLISVLLDRVLYRRLRRTKAPMVLFAMASLGMAFFLRSCIYILWGSDFHFFYVGRANPALHLPWQIRVQADQIFVLALAVVLVVLVYLLLAKTRMGKAMRATADNPDLAQIRGIDTERVTAWTWGISGALAAAGGVMYGLASQLRPDMGFTLLLPMFAAVILGTIGNAFGALVGAIVIGVAIQVTSSFMNPAYGPAVAFALMVLVLVVRPQGLFGEK is encoded by the coding sequence ATGTCACTCTTTCGACAGAAGCCGTTCGCGGCGCCCGTGGTTCCGGACACCGGAGGCGGGGCCGTGCCGGCGCCGGGCACGGAATCTCCGGCGGCCGATGGTGCCCCGCGCGGTTCATGGGCCGCCTCGGCGCTGCAGAGCCGCACGGCCATGGGCCTGGGCCTGCTGGTCATTCTGGCGGTAATGTGGCTGCTGGGCCTGGCACTGGGTGGCAACCTGGTCGAACTGCTGTCCCTGACCATCTGGGGGGTGATGCTCGGGGCGATCATCGCGCTTGGCGGCGCGGGGCTCACGCTATGCTATGGAGTGCTCAAGTTTCCCAATTTCGCACACGGCGAACTGCTGACTATCGGTGCCTACGTGACCTATACCGTGGTCTCGGTGCTGCCCAAAAGCGCCCCGATCTGGCATTTTTCCTTCGGCTGGGAACTGGTGGCCGGCCTGCTGGTCGCGATTCCCGTGACAGGGCTGATCTCGGTACTGCTCGATCGTGTGCTCTATCGCCGCTTGCGCAGGACTAAAGCGCCCATGGTTCTGTTTGCCATGGCTTCGCTGGGCATGGCATTTTTTCTGCGCAGTTGCATTTATATATTGTGGGGCTCGGATTTTCACTTCTTCTATGTGGGCCGAGCCAACCCGGCCCTGCACTTGCCTTGGCAGATACGGGTGCAGGCGGATCAGATTTTCGTGCTGGCGCTGGCGGTGGTGCTGGTGGTGCTGGTCTACCTTTTGCTGGCCAAGACCAGAATGGGCAAGGCCATGCGCGCGACCGCGGACAATCCCGATCTGGCACAGATCCGGGGCATTGATACCGAGCGGGTGACGGCCTGGACCTGGGGCATCAGCGGAGCGCTTGCGGCGGCGGGCGGGGTCATGTATGGGCTCGCCTCGCAATTGCGGCCGGACATGGGGTTCACTCTGTTGCTGCCCATGTTTGCGGCGGTGATCCTGGGCACCATAGGCAATGCTTTCGGCGCGCTGGTGGGAGCCATTGTTATTGGCGTGGCGATACAGGTGACGTCCTCCTTCATGAATCCCGCCTATGGGCCTGCCGTGGCCTTTGCACTGATGGTGCTGGTCCTGGTGGTGCGTCCCCAGGGTCTTTTCGGCGAAAAATGA
- a CDS encoding transposase, with amino-acid sequence MDPNPSVQRPARRKHSKALKAQILQACEQPEASVAGIAIAHGLNPNMVQRWRREARRGELTLSDAPAFIPVVATAGCAMSTHHSAQTASVAIEVQLQWGSLQARVSWPAQAAGECAAWLRELFR; translated from the coding sequence ATGGATCCAAACCCTTCAGTCCAGCGGCCCGCGCGGCGCAAGCACAGCAAGGCTCTCAAGGCACAGATTCTTCAGGCTTGTGAGCAGCCTGAGGCTTCGGTCGCGGGCATCGCCATTGCACACGGCCTGAACCCGAACATGGTGCAGCGCTGGCGCCGCGAAGCCAGGCGCGGTGAACTGACACTGTCGGACGCGCCGGCGTTTATTCCTGTCGTTGCCACGGCGGGCTGCGCGATGAGCACACACCACAGCGCACAGACTGCGTCGGTGGCCATCGAGGTTCAACTGCAATGGGGGAGCTTGCAAGCGCGGGTGAGCTGGCCCGCACAGGCCGCTGGCGAGTGCGCCGCCTGGCTGCGGGAACTGTTTCGGTGA
- a CDS encoding IS66 family transposase, protein MATMSLKSASHLDQLDANALRALAQQLMGELDETRQLVAKQAHDIQFKETHIRKLTYEIAMLRRYRFGKKSEQLGGEQGLLLEDAVDADIAAIEQELISLGGQPPAHKTASQPKRQALPPELPRLQVRHEPHSTTCTCGCPMQRIGQDITEKLDYVPGVFSVEQHVRGKWACRQCETLTQAPMPAQVIDKGLATSGLLAHVLIAKYADHLPLYRQEQIFARAGVKIPRSTLAEWVGVCGVRLQPLVDALREAILNEPVVHVDETPVQVLQPGSKKTHRAYLWAYAPGAFQDLRAVVYDFTEGRSGAHARAFLGDWRGELICDDYGGYKACFEQGIDEVGCMAHARRKFFELHQSGKSLIAEQALKSIGQLYEIEVQAADLLPEQRQRLREQQARPIAQALHTWMTAHRLKVPDGTGIARALDYSLKRWTALTRYLVDGRLPIDNNWIENQIRPIALGRKNWLFAGSQRAGRRAAAVMSLIQSAKMNGHDPYAYLKDILTRLPTHPNNRIEELLPHRW, encoded by the coding sequence ATGGCGACCATGTCTCTAAAATCGGCTTCTCACCTCGATCAGCTTGATGCCAATGCCCTGCGGGCCTTGGCCCAGCAACTGATGGGCGAGTTGGATGAAACGCGCCAATTGGTGGCCAAGCAGGCTCACGATATCCAGTTTAAGGAAACCCACATCCGCAAGCTCACGTATGAGATTGCGATGCTGCGCCGCTATCGCTTCGGCAAAAAGAGCGAACAACTCGGCGGTGAGCAGGGGCTGTTGCTGGAAGACGCGGTCGATGCCGACATCGCCGCCATCGAGCAGGAACTGATCAGCCTGGGCGGGCAGCCGCCTGCGCACAAGACGGCCTCTCAGCCCAAGCGTCAGGCCTTGCCGCCGGAGTTGCCCCGTCTCCAAGTGCGTCACGAACCGCACTCCACCACGTGTACTTGCGGCTGCCCGATGCAACGCATCGGCCAAGACATCACCGAGAAACTGGACTATGTGCCTGGGGTGTTCAGCGTCGAGCAACATGTCCGCGGCAAGTGGGCGTGCCGTCAGTGCGAAACACTCACCCAGGCGCCCATGCCGGCACAGGTCATCGACAAGGGCTTGGCCACCTCGGGGCTACTGGCTCACGTGTTGATAGCAAAGTATGCGGATCATCTCCCGCTCTACCGCCAAGAACAGATATTTGCGCGCGCCGGCGTGAAGATCCCCCGTTCCACGCTGGCTGAATGGGTAGGCGTGTGTGGGGTGCGCTTGCAGCCGCTGGTCGATGCCCTGCGCGAAGCCATCCTGAATGAACCGGTGGTGCATGTGGACGAAACACCGGTTCAAGTCCTGCAGCCAGGTAGCAAGAAGACCCATCGCGCGTATCTGTGGGCCTATGCCCCCGGCGCCTTCCAGGATCTGCGCGCCGTCGTTTACGACTTTACCGAAGGACGCAGCGGGGCACACGCCCGGGCCTTCCTAGGTGACTGGCGCGGTGAGCTGATCTGCGACGATTATGGCGGCTATAAAGCGTGCTTCGAGCAAGGCATTGACGAGGTCGGTTGCATGGCGCACGCCCGACGCAAATTCTTCGAACTGCATCAGTCGGGCAAAAGTCTGATCGCGGAACAGGCACTGAAGTCCATCGGGCAGCTCTATGAGATCGAAGTCCAGGCGGCAGACTTGCTTCCTGAGCAGCGCCAGCGTCTACGTGAGCAACAGGCCAGGCCGATTGCCCAGGCACTGCATACCTGGATGACGGCCCATCGTCTGAAGGTGCCCGATGGCACCGGCATTGCCCGAGCGCTGGACTACAGCCTGAAGCGCTGGACGGCGCTGACGCGCTACCTGGTTGATGGTCGATTACCCATCGATAACAACTGGATCGAGAACCAGATCCGGCCTATCGCCCTTGGGCGCAAGAACTGGCTGTTCGCTGGTTCCCAGCGAGCGGGCCGGCGTGCGGCTGCCGTGATGAGTCTCATCCAGTCCGCCAAGATGAACGGGCACGATCCGTATGCCTATCTGAAGGACATTCTCACGCGTCTGCCCACGCATCCGAATAACCGGATCGAGGAACTGTTGCCGCATCGCTGGTAA
- a CDS encoding ABC transporter ATP-binding protein — protein MAKQSNSGLMDDGAAGSSDDLLDVRGISKNFGGLCAVDQCSLSVRRGTITGLIGPNGAGKTTMFNIITGFIAPDSGRIHFKGQDIAGMRPDQIFTRGLCRTFQIPREHGSMSVLENLMLVPKGQIGEHIWNTWLRPGAVRRQEHENRAKALEVLEYIELTHVKDEYAGNLSGGQKKLLELGRTLMTGPELVLLDEPAAGVNRTLLKRLVANIEYLSRERGITFLLIEHDMNMVMNLCDPVIVMSEGRKLVEGSPQEVRSNQSVLEAYLGGQYAAVER, from the coding sequence ATGGCAAAACAATCCAACTCAGGCTTAATGGATGATGGCGCCGCAGGCTCGTCCGACGATCTGCTCGACGTGCGCGGCATTTCCAAGAACTTCGGTGGCTTGTGTGCTGTCGATCAGTGTTCGCTGAGTGTGCGCCGCGGCACCATCACTGGGCTGATCGGACCCAATGGCGCCGGCAAAACCACGATGTTCAATATCATCACCGGTTTCATCGCCCCGGATTCGGGGCGTATTCATTTCAAGGGCCAGGATATCGCCGGCATGCGCCCAGACCAGATTTTCACGCGCGGGCTGTGCCGGACTTTCCAGATTCCGCGCGAGCATGGCAGCATGAGCGTGCTCGAAAACCTCATGCTGGTGCCGAAGGGGCAGATCGGCGAGCATATCTGGAATACCTGGCTCAGGCCTGGCGCGGTTCGCCGGCAAGAGCACGAGAATCGCGCCAAGGCGCTGGAGGTGCTCGAATATATCGAGCTCACCCATGTCAAGGACGAATACGCGGGCAATCTTTCGGGTGGCCAGAAAAAATTGCTGGAACTCGGCCGCACGCTCATGACCGGCCCCGAACTGGTGCTGCTGGACGAGCCGGCGGCAGGTGTCAATCGCACTCTGCTCAAACGGCTCGTGGCCAATATCGAATATCTATCGCGCGAACGCGGCATCACCTTTCTGCTGATCGAGCACGATATGAATATGGTCATGAATCTGTGCGATCCGGTGATCGTGATGAGCGAAGGCCGCAAGCTCGTGGAAGGTTCGCCGCAAGAGGTCCGCAGCAATCAAAGCGTGCTTGAAGCCTACCTGGGAGGGCAGTATGCCGCTGTTGAACGTTGA